Genomic DNA from Microbacterium neungamense:
GCTGCTCGCTCAGCTCGGTGATCATCGCGGCACCTCCTTCGGTCTCTGCGATCGTACCCCTCCCGTCCGGGCTCGGGGTCGGGCCCGGGGTCGGGGTCGGCCCCGGGGCCGGGGTCGGCAGCCGGGGCGGGGTCGGCAGCCGGGGCGGGGACCGGCGCCCGGCACCAGGCCGATGCACGCCGAGCCTCGACGTCCGAAGCCCGGCCTAGACTCGTGAGGACATGATCGACGCGCCCCTCACCGTTCCCGCATCCGCCCCGTCGCAGGGCGGCGACCCGCTTCTCGCCGGGCTCAACCCCCAACAGCTCGAGGCGGTCACCTACCGCGGCAAGGCGCTGCTCATCGTCGCCGGCGCCGGGTCGGGCAAGACCAGCGTGCTCACCCGGCGGATCGCGCTGCTGCTGCGACAGCGCGAGGCGTGGCCGAGTCAGATCCTGGCGATCACCTTCACCAACAAGGCCGCGGGCGAGATGCGCGAGCGCGTCGAGGCGCTGGTCGGGGATTCCGCGCGCGGCATGTGGATCTCCACCTTCCACTCCGCCTGCGTGCGGATCCTGCGGCGCGAGGCCGAGCAGTTCGGCTTCACCCGCTCCTTCACGATCTACGACTCCGGCGACTCGCGGGCGCTGCTGAAGCGTCTGGTCAAGGAGCACGAGGGGGATGCGTACGGCCTCACCCCGGCATCCGTGCAGGGGCGCATCTCGAAGCTCAAGAACGAGTTGACGGATGCCGAGGGGCACGCGCGTCAGGCGAACCTGAGCGACCCGGCGGAGCGCATCTTCACGGAGATCTTCAGCGACTACCAGCGGGCGCTGCAGAAGGCGAACGCCTTCGACTTCGACGACCTGATCGCGCAGACGGTGTTCCTGTTCCGGGCGTTCCCGCACGTCGCGGACACCTACCGGCGCCGATTCCGGCACATCCTCGTCGACGAGTACCAGGACACCAACCACGCCCAGTACGCCCTGATCCACGAGCTCACCCGCCCGGTGTCGGGGGCATCCTCGGCCGCACCCGAGCCGTATGCCATGAACGGCATGATGATCTTCGAGCCGGAGCCGTCCGGTGCCGAGCCGGGCGGACCCGAGGACGGCGCCTCGCTGACCGTCGTCGGCGACTCCGACCAGTCCATCTACGCCTTCCGCGGGGCGGACATCCGCAACATCACCGAGTTCGAGCGCGACTTCCCGGGCGCGAAGGTGGTGCTGCTGGAGCAGAACTACCGGTCCACGCAGAACATCCTCTCCGCGGCGAACGCCGTGATCGGGCACAACTTCGACCGCAAGGCGAAGAACCTGTGGAGCGATAAGGGCCCGGGCGAGAAGATCGTCGGCTTCACCGGGTACTCGCAGCACGACGAGGCGCAGTTCGTCGCGGACGAGATCGAGGCGCTGCACCGCGCCGGGATGCCGTACTCGGAGATGGCGGCGTTCTACCGCACCAACTCGCAGTCCCGCGCACTGGAGGAGATCTTCATCCGCGCCGCCGTGCCGTACAAGATCATGGGCGGCACGAAGTTCTACGAGCGTGCCGAGATCAAGGACGCGCTGGCCTATCTCGTCGCGGTGGCGAACCCGGCCGACGACATGGCGGTGCGTCGCATCCTGAACAAGCCGCGCCGAGGCATCGGCGAGGTCACCGAGACGGCGATCGCGCGATTCGCGGAGGAGCACGGCATCAGCTTCCGTCAGGCGCTGGCGCATCCGGGTGAGCTGGGCGTCGGCCCCAAGCTGCAGGCGGCCATCGCCCAGCTGGACGCGGTGCTCACCGAGGCCGCTGCCGTGATGACGCCGGCATCCGGGGAGGTGCCTCCGGCGACGGCGGTCGCCGAAGGGCTCACCCTGCTGCTGTCCAAGAGCGGGTACTTCGACGCGCTGCGTGCCAGCCGCGACCCGCAGGACGAGGCGCGGCTGGAGAACCTCGACGAATTCGTCGCCGTCGCGCGCGACTTCGCCCGCAACAACCCGGACGGTGCGCTCGTGGACTTCCTCACCGACGTCGCGCTCGTATCGGATGCCGATGACCTCGACGACGCGTCCGGGGCGGTGTCGCTGATGACGATGCACACCGCGAAGGGCCTGGAGTACGACGCGGTGTTCGTCACCGGCGTCGAGGAGGACCTCATCCCGCACCGGATCTCCGCCGGCGAACCGGGCGGGCCGCAGGAGGAGCGCCGGCTGTTCTACGTCGGCATCACGCGAGCGCGCAAGCGCCTGCACCTGTCGCTGGCGATGACCCGGGCGCAGTTCGGCGAGGTGTCGGTGGCGATGCCGAGCCGGTTCCTGCAGGAGATCCCGGCCGAGCTGATCGACTGGCGGCAGTCCCCCGAGGACGTCAATTCCCGCGGCGGCATGCAGTCCCGCGCGCTGAACGCGCGACGGCCCGGCGGCGGCTTCGGATCCGGCGGCGACCGTTTCGGCGCGAAGCCGCTGCCGAAGAGCGAGCTCAAGCCGCTGTCGACCGCGATGGACAAGTTCGCGAACAAGGTCACCTCGAAGGTGCGCGACAACGGCGACCTGGAGCTGGCCGCCGGCGACCGCATCCGGCACGACGACTTCGGAGAGGGACGCGTCGAGGCGGTCACCGGTGACGGAGCCAAGCGCATCGCACACGTGCGGTTCGACACCGCGGGCCAGAAGAAGCTCCTCATCAAGATCGCCCCGATCGTCAAGCTCTGACCGGGGTGGGGCGTTTCGTCTCGCTGCGCTCGCTCAACGACCGGGGGCGGCCTTCTTTCCGGTCGTTGAGCGGGGAGCGCAGCGACGAGACGAACCTTTCCGGTCGTTGAGCGAGGACGGCGAAGCCGACCGAGACGAAACGCTCTGCCTCGTCGGGGCGTTTCGTCTCGCTGCGCTCGCTCAACGACCGGGGGCGGCCTTCTTTCCGGTCGTTGAGCGAGGACGGCGAAGCCGACCGAGACGAAACGCTCTGCCTCGTCGGGGCGTTTCGTCTCGCTGCGCTCGCTCAACGACCAGGGGGAGAGGGGGCGCTTGCCTCTGGTGGGGCGTTTCGTCTCGCTGCGCTCGCTCAACGACCAGGGTCGCCGGTTAGGCTGGCACATATGGCCCTGTTCTCCCGCCGCAAGAAGCCGGCCGACACCGCCGTCGAGCCGCTCGCCGAGGAAGCCGTCGAGACCGAGGCATCGGGTCCCCCCGACCGCGCCGACTCGGCCGCCGCCGAGACCGCTCCGGCGGAGCCCGTCCCCGAGGTGAACATCACGGTGCAGGCCTTCCGCGGCGTCGGCGCTGAGGCCGGGCCTGAGGTCCGCCTGCCCGAGCAGCCGGCTTCCGACACGAGCGTTGCCGCAGGGGCATCCGGAACCACGGCGCAGACCGCGCCCCCGGCATCCGCCCCCACCGCACCCACGGCATCCGCCGCCGCGAACACTCCGCAGGCACCCCCGAAGCTGCCCCTCGCACCCGCCCAGCCGCCCGCGCAGACTCGCACCGTCGAGGGGCTCAACGACAACGTCCTCCTGCGCGAGGCGCTCGCCCAGCTGGAGGAGGGCGCGACGAACGAGCAGCTGCTCGGCGTGCTGCGCCAGTCGCTGCAAGGGCACCTGTACCTGCGCGTGCACGGCGACGCGCGGCAGCAGATCAGTGAAGGCAAGCCGCTCTCGGTCGGCGTGGTCCGCGACGGCGAGCGGTCGTTCATGCTCGCGTACAGTTCCGGCGCCGCACTGCGGGCATCCGTGCAGGGCGATGCCGAGGCGGCGAACACGTCGGCGATCGCCCAGCCGGTGACCTCGGTGTACCAGCAGGTGGTCAAGGGCGGTTTCACCGGCCTCATCATCGACAACAGCTCCGCCCCGCACCGCGCCGTCTTCCCCACCGAGCTGCTGCAGAAGACCCTGGAGCAGGGCGACGAGCAGATGACGCTGAAGACCGTGCTCGCCGCGCCCCGGCAGCCGGACTCGGTGTCCCGCGTGGCGGAGGCGCTGGCCCGCAGCCGCACCTGGGTCGCCGTCAACGACGGAGCCAACGGCCAAGCCGTCGGCATCGCCGAGGCGCGCACCGCCGACGGGCGCCGCTACCTGCAGGTGTTCTCGCACCCGCTCGAGGTGGTCGCCCTCGGACGCGGCGACCGTCCGATGCCGTTCGCGCCCGAGCAGCTGGCGAAGGTGCTGCGCAGCCACGAGGAGATCGCCGGGGTGATCGTCGACGTCGCCGGCCCGTCCATCGCGGTGGACCGCGACGCCCTCGCGCCGCTGCTCGTCCTCGCGGTCGACGTCGGCGACTGAGACCGACCCCCCGGACACTCGGCCGCCGACGCCCGGATCAGAGCGTGAAGCGCGTGAGCGCGTCCGCGATGATCCTGATGCCGCGTCGGGCATCCTCCTCCGTCACGACCGCGGGCGGCACCACATGGATGCGGTTGTCAGCGGTGAACGGCAGCAGGCCGTGTGCGATGAGATCCGACTTCAGGCGTCCCATCTGCGCCGGCGTCAGCGGCGTGCGCTCCGCCCGGTCGCTGACCAACTCGATGGCCCAGAACACCCCGCTCCCGCGCACCTCGCCGACGAGGGGCTGCGATTCGGCGAGCTCGGCCAGCGCCGGCCCGATCACCTCGGCGCCGATGCGCTTCGCGCCCTCGACGATGCCCTCCTCGCGCATCGCGTCGATCGTCGCGACGATCGACGCCGCGGCGAGCGGATGCCCGGAGTAGGTGAGCCCGCCGGGGAAGACCCGCTCGTCGAAGTGGTGCGCGATCGGGTCGGAGATGACGACGCCCCCGACCGGGACGTAGCCGGAGTTGACGCCCTTGACGAAGGTGATGAGGTCGGGTCGCACGTCGAAGGCGTCGAAGGCGAACCACTCGCCCGTACGGCCGAACCCGGCCATCACCTCGTCGAGGATCAGCACGATGCCGTAGCGGTCGCAGATCTCGCGCACGCCGGGGAGGTAGCCGGGCGGCGGGGTCAGGATGCCGGCCGTGCCCGGGATGGTCTCCAG
This window encodes:
- a CDS encoding ATP-dependent helicase codes for the protein MIDAPLTVPASAPSQGGDPLLAGLNPQQLEAVTYRGKALLIVAGAGSGKTSVLTRRIALLLRQREAWPSQILAITFTNKAAGEMRERVEALVGDSARGMWISTFHSACVRILRREAEQFGFTRSFTIYDSGDSRALLKRLVKEHEGDAYGLTPASVQGRISKLKNELTDAEGHARQANLSDPAERIFTEIFSDYQRALQKANAFDFDDLIAQTVFLFRAFPHVADTYRRRFRHILVDEYQDTNHAQYALIHELTRPVSGASSAAPEPYAMNGMMIFEPEPSGAEPGGPEDGASLTVVGDSDQSIYAFRGADIRNITEFERDFPGAKVVLLEQNYRSTQNILSAANAVIGHNFDRKAKNLWSDKGPGEKIVGFTGYSQHDEAQFVADEIEALHRAGMPYSEMAAFYRTNSQSRALEEIFIRAAVPYKIMGGTKFYERAEIKDALAYLVAVANPADDMAVRRILNKPRRGIGEVTETAIARFAEEHGISFRQALAHPGELGVGPKLQAAIAQLDAVLTEAAAVMTPASGEVPPATAVAEGLTLLLSKSGYFDALRASRDPQDEARLENLDEFVAVARDFARNNPDGALVDFLTDVALVSDADDLDDASGAVSLMTMHTAKGLEYDAVFVTGVEEDLIPHRISAGEPGGPQEERRLFYVGITRARKRLHLSLAMTRAQFGEVSVAMPSRFLQEIPAELIDWRQSPEDVNSRGGMQSRALNARRPGGGFGSGGDRFGAKPLPKSELKPLSTAMDKFANKVTSKVRDNGDLELAAGDRIRHDDFGEGRVEAVTGDGAKRIAHVRFDTAGQKKLLIKIAPIVKL
- a CDS encoding SseB family protein, producing MALFSRRKKPADTAVEPLAEEAVETEASGPPDRADSAAAETAPAEPVPEVNITVQAFRGVGAEAGPEVRLPEQPASDTSVAAGASGTTAQTAPPASAPTAPTASAAANTPQAPPKLPLAPAQPPAQTRTVEGLNDNVLLREALAQLEEGATNEQLLGVLRQSLQGHLYLRVHGDARQQISEGKPLSVGVVRDGERSFMLAYSSGAALRASVQGDAEAANTSAIAQPVTSVYQQVVKGGFTGLIIDNSSAPHRAVFPTELLQKTLEQGDEQMTLKTVLAAPRQPDSVSRVAEALARSRTWVAVNDGANGQAVGIAEARTADGRRYLQVFSHPLEVVALGRGDRPMPFAPEQLAKVLRSHEEIAGVIVDVAGPSIAVDRDALAPLLVLAVDVGD